A genomic segment from Micromonospora echinaurantiaca encodes:
- a CDS encoding ArsR/SmtB family transcription factor — MGVETLTHGQVLARFGHALSDPTRARLLLALRDGPGYPAELAELLGTTRQNLSNHLSCLRGCGLVVAAPQGRRTRYELADARLAHALVDLLGVVLAVDPAACPDSADKGCC; from the coding sequence GTGGGCGTGGAGACGTTGACGCACGGGCAGGTGCTGGCCCGCTTCGGTCACGCCCTGTCCGACCCGACGCGGGCGCGGCTGCTGCTGGCCCTGCGCGACGGGCCGGGCTACCCGGCCGAACTGGCCGAACTGCTGGGCACGACCCGGCAGAACCTGTCGAACCATCTGTCCTGTTTGCGCGGCTGCGGCTTGGTCGTCGCGGCGCCACAGGGCCGGCGCACCCGCTACGAGTTGGCCGACGCCCGGCTGGCACACGCCCTGGTCGACCTGCTCGGCGTCGTGCTGGCGGTCGACCCGGCAGCGTGCCCGGATTCCGCCGACAAGGGCTGCTGCTGA
- a CDS encoding S-methyl-5'-thioadenosine phosphorylase, whose protein sequence is MGPTAELAVIGGSGLYALLDGATEHEVETPYGPPSDAVTIAEVAGRRVAFLPRHGRDHRHPPHLIPYRANLWALRSLGVRQVLAPCAVGGLRPDLGPGTFVVPDQLIDRTSGRAQTYYDRGAVHVSFADPYCPNGRRTLLAAAAGRDVPAVDGGTVVVVEGPRFSTRAESRWFAAIGGTVVNMTGHPEAVLARELALCYSSIALVTDLDAGVEGGGAVTQEEVFRVFGENTERLRGLLLTAIAELPAERDCDCGRALDGIRLPFTLP, encoded by the coding sequence ATGGGCCCGACGGCGGAACTGGCGGTGATCGGCGGATCAGGTCTCTACGCCCTGCTCGACGGTGCCACCGAGCACGAGGTGGAGACGCCGTACGGGCCACCGTCGGACGCCGTCACCATCGCCGAGGTGGCCGGCCGCCGGGTGGCCTTCCTGCCCCGGCACGGCCGGGACCACCGGCACCCGCCGCACCTGATCCCGTACCGGGCGAACCTCTGGGCGCTGCGGTCGCTGGGGGTACGGCAGGTGCTCGCCCCGTGCGCGGTCGGCGGGCTCCGCCCGGACCTCGGGCCGGGCACCTTCGTGGTGCCGGACCAGCTGATCGACCGGACCAGCGGCCGAGCGCAGACGTACTACGACCGGGGGGCCGTGCACGTCTCCTTCGCCGACCCGTACTGCCCGAACGGCCGGCGTACGCTGCTCGCCGCGGCGGCCGGCCGGGACGTCCCGGCGGTGGACGGCGGGACGGTCGTGGTGGTGGAGGGTCCGCGCTTCTCCACCCGTGCCGAATCCCGCTGGTTTGCCGCGATCGGCGGCACGGTGGTCAACATGACCGGCCACCCGGAGGCGGTGCTCGCCCGCGAGCTGGCCCTGTGCTACTCGTCGATCGCCCTGGTCACCGACCTGGACGCGGGCGTCGAGGGCGGCGGCGCGGTGACCCAGGAGGAGGTGTTCCGGGTCTTCGGCGAGAACACCGAGCGGTTGCGCGGACTGCTGCTGACGGCCATCGCCGAGTTGCCCGCCGAGCGGGACTGCGACTGCGGGCGGGCGCTGGACGGGATCAGGTTGCCCTTCACGTTGCCCTGA
- a CDS encoding YqgE/AlgH family protein: MQGEGQAIGGRAMESMTGRLLVATPALKDPNFDRTVVLLVAHEPGGALGVVLNRATEVPVADVLGDWSDLARHPAVLFEGGPVQPDSAICLARMRNPVRRLKGFHQVSGAVGTLDLSVDPERLRESVTGIRVFAGYSGWGSGQLEQEVEEGSWFVLDALPGDAFVDRPDDLWPMVLRRQGGMMAAVAHFPPDVALN; this comes from the coding sequence ATGCAGGGAGAGGGACAGGCGATCGGCGGGCGGGCGATGGAGTCGATGACCGGGCGGCTGCTGGTCGCGACTCCGGCGCTCAAGGACCCGAACTTCGACCGTACGGTGGTGCTGCTGGTCGCCCACGAGCCGGGCGGGGCGCTCGGCGTGGTGCTGAACCGGGCCACCGAGGTGCCGGTCGCGGACGTGCTCGGCGACTGGAGCGACCTGGCGCGTCACCCGGCGGTGCTCTTCGAGGGGGGCCCGGTGCAGCCCGACTCGGCGATCTGCCTGGCCCGGATGCGCAACCCGGTACGCCGGCTGAAGGGCTTCCACCAGGTCTCCGGCGCGGTCGGCACGCTGGACCTGTCGGTCGACCCGGAGCGGCTGCGGGAGAGTGTCACCGGCATCCGGGTCTTCGCCGGCTACTCCGGTTGGGGCTCCGGCCAGCTGGAGCAGGAGGTCGAGGAGGGCTCCTGGTTCGTGCTGGACGCGCTGCCCGGCGACGCCTTCGTCGACCGCCCCGACGACCTCTGGCCGATGGTGCTGCGCCGGCAGGGCGGCATGATGGCGGCGGTGGCCCACTTTCCGCCGGACGTGGCGCTCAACTGA
- a CDS encoding cation transporter → MNLPLINRTPAGPSPARRRVLARRVRLLVAATITYNVIEAVVAITAGRIASSTALIGFGLDSVIEVSSAAAVAWQFAGRDPEARERVTLRIIAVSFFALAAYVTVESVRALVGGAEAEHSSVGLVLAALSLAIMPVLSYAQRSAGRELGSRSAVADSKQTLLCTYLSAVLLVGLALNSLFGWSWADPVAALVIAAVAVKEGREAWRGDSCCAVPLTAPLVDSTGGGHGAGEGDACGCRQGCSCCSTDPT, encoded by the coding sequence ATGAACCTGCCCCTGATCAACCGGACACCGGCGGGGCCGTCGCCGGCGCGTCGTCGGGTGCTGGCCCGCCGGGTGCGGCTGCTGGTCGCCGCCACGATCACCTACAACGTCATCGAGGCGGTGGTGGCGATCACCGCCGGCCGGATCGCGTCGTCGACGGCGCTGATCGGCTTCGGGCTGGACTCGGTGATCGAGGTGTCCTCGGCGGCGGCGGTGGCGTGGCAGTTCGCCGGCCGCGACCCGGAGGCTCGGGAGAGGGTGACGCTGCGGATCATCGCGGTCTCGTTCTTCGCACTCGCCGCCTACGTGACGGTGGAGTCGGTGCGGGCGCTGGTCGGCGGCGCCGAGGCCGAGCATTCCAGCGTCGGTCTGGTGCTGGCCGCGCTCTCCCTGGCGATCATGCCGGTGCTGTCGTACGCGCAGCGCAGCGCCGGCCGGGAACTCGGCTCGCGCTCGGCGGTCGCGGACTCCAAGCAGACGCTGCTGTGCACGTACCTGTCCGCCGTCCTGCTGGTCGGCCTGGCCTTGAACAGTCTGTTCGGCTGGTCCTGGGCGGACCCGGTCGCCGCGCTGGTCATCGCCGCCGTGGCGGTCAAGGAAGGCCGCGAGGCGTGGCGCGGTGACAGCTGCTGCGCCGTCCCGCTGACCGCCCCCCTTGTCGACAGCACGGGCGGCGGGCACGGCGCCGGCGAGGGTGACGCGTGCGGCTGCCGGCAGGGCTGCTCCTGCTGCTCGACCGACCCGACATGA
- a CDS encoding YnfA family protein — protein sequence MTVARSILLFLLAALAEIGGAWLVWQGWRENRGLLWIAAGVIALGVYGFVATFQPDPNFGRILAAYGGVFVAGSLAWGMVVDKFRPDRYDIVGAAICLVGVAVIMYAPRAS from the coding sequence ATGACGGTTGCCCGCTCGATCCTGCTGTTCCTGCTCGCCGCGCTCGCCGAGATCGGCGGGGCCTGGCTGGTGTGGCAGGGCTGGCGGGAGAACCGCGGCCTGCTGTGGATCGCGGCCGGAGTCATCGCGCTCGGGGTGTACGGCTTCGTCGCCACCTTCCAACCCGACCCGAACTTCGGCCGCATCCTGGCCGCCTACGGCGGCGTCTTCGTCGCCGGCTCCCTCGCCTGGGGCATGGTCGTCGACAAGTTCCGCCCCGACCGCTACGACATCGTCGGCGCGGCCATCTGCCTCGTCGGCGTCGCCGTCATCATGTACGCCCCGCGCGCCTCCTAG